A section of the Synergistaceae bacterium genome encodes:
- a CDS encoding AIR synthase family protein: MPGKLQPDILKQKVLNYTGAHREDLLVGGGLGEDAALIRVPEGILVAASDPVTGAVKGAGSLLVHVNANDIACKGADPSWIVVTLIVPDKLGADFIAATMQEIHETCREMNIAVAGGHTELTDRYDFPVLSATMLGMTKYELSTKNIREGDAVIATGHAGLEGMSIIAHDRPELLEGLFSREELAEICSWKNALSVVKPAKILREFACYMHDPTEGGINGALLETSQACGLGVELLGEKVPVSPLTMRAAKRLDFNPLNLISSGMLLAVVPQESIPQAQAKLSEEGVTSSVIGRFVKGNSSVQLDAHEELWGILAQEQEED; the protein is encoded by the coding sequence ATGCCCGGAAAGTTACAGCCTGATATTCTTAAGCAGAAAGTCCTGAATTACACAGGAGCTCACAGAGAAGACCTGCTCGTCGGCGGAGGTCTCGGCGAAGATGCCGCGTTAATCCGTGTCCCTGAAGGAATCCTCGTCGCCGCCTCTGACCCCGTAACTGGTGCGGTCAAGGGTGCAGGAAGCCTCCTCGTTCACGTCAACGCCAACGACATAGCCTGCAAGGGTGCAGACCCTTCATGGATTGTCGTAACCCTCATAGTCCCCGACAAGCTCGGAGCAGACTTCATCGCCGCGACAATGCAGGAGATTCACGAGACATGCAGAGAGATGAACATAGCAGTAGCCGGAGGCCACACAGAACTTACAGACCGTTATGACTTCCCCGTTCTGTCAGCAACGATGCTCGGAATGACCAAGTATGAGCTCAGCACAAAAAATATCCGCGAGGGCGACGCTGTTATTGCGACAGGACACGCAGGGTTAGAGGGGATGAGCATAATCGCACACGACAGGCCGGAACTGTTAGAGGGGCTGTTCTCCCGTGAAGAGCTGGCGGAAATATGCTCGTGGAAAAATGCTCTGTCAGTAGTGAAACCAGCAAAGATTCTTCGTGAGTTCGCGTGCTACATGCATGACCCTACAGAAGGAGGCATAAACGGTGCGCTTCTCGAAACATCACAGGCTTGCGGGCTGGGAGTTGAGCTGTTAGGAGAGAAAGTGCCGGTATCACCTCTGACTATGAGGGCGGCCAAGAGACTGGACTTCAACCCCCTAAATCTCATCTCTTCTGGAATGCTGCTCGCTGTTGTTCCGCAGGAGAGCATCCCGCAGGCTCAGGCCAAGTTGTCGGAGGAAGGCGTAACCTCAAGCGTAATAGGCAGGTTCGTGAAAGGCAACAGCAGCGTACAGCTTGACGCACACGAAGAGTTATGGGGAATATTAGCGCAGGAACAGGAGGAGGATTGA